The Aedes aegypti strain LVP_AGWG chromosome 3, AaegL5.0 Primary Assembly, whole genome shotgun sequence genome contains a region encoding:
- the LOC5566759 gene encoding uncharacterized protein LOC5566759, producing MLKIAFVAAVAMLCMVQSVKVDYYGSLYHQDELHAPYKSAKEPKQDFSKIPGEPGIDYPIYHEVPHTSFSCSHVPAIPGMYANVETGCQAYHTCHDGREGDQGASFLCTNGTIFNQKEFACDWWYNVKCEEAPALYHLNADPEHNPFVPKKKPEDELNHEKFLIHV from the coding sequence atgttgaaaattgctttcGTTGCTGCCGTGGCCATGCTCTGCATGGTCCAATCCGTCAAGGTCGACTATTATGGGTCCCTCTACCATCAGGACGAACTGCACGCTCCCTACAAGAGTGCCAAGGAGCCCAAACAGGACTTCAGCAAGATCCCCGGAGAACCGGGTATAGACTACCCGATCTACCACGAGGTACCACACACTAGCTTCAGCTGTTCGCACGTTCCGGCCATCCCTGGAATGTATGCCAACGTGGAAACTGGCTGCCAGGCGTATCACACTTGCCACGATGGCCGCGAGGGAGACCAGGGAGCTTCGTTTCTGTGCACCAATGGAACCATCTTCAATCAGAAGGAATTCGCCTGCGACTGGTGGTACAACGTCAAGTGTGAGGAAGCGCCGGCCCTTTACCACCTGAATGCCGATCCGGAGCACAATCCCTTCGTGCCGAAGAAAAAGCCGGAGGATGAGCTGAATCACGAAAAGTTCCTGATCCACGTCTAA